The genomic segment ATTCTTTACATGCTGATTTCTACTGTAGGCAGATTtgacttatcactgttaaacatgttattttctgctgcccagtcaaaaacaattatgtatgtacagtatttgTATAAAAGAACAATAGTTTTCAATGATGCCATAAATATGGAATTTAAAATTTACTGGTTTACCATTTTTTCACCAAGTAGGTGTAACCGTTCAAATCTCAATTTAGGTTTCGTAATCCATGCAAAGACAATTGTCAACATACAAGACAACAGTTTTATCATATACATTGAATATCAGATATATATAAGAATAAGTATTTAGAGAAATGATCCTCAAGCTCACCATCAGTGTAGCCAAAGTTTATTATATATTGGGCTTGTGCTGGTATTATCTTATTATAGTGCAAATTGGACCCTTTGAGTTGATTAAGTCTGAAACAGCCTCCTAGGGTTGAATCTTTAAAATATAAAGATACAGCATACAAATTATAtgagacagtgtcagaccacgaaggaagaattgaaacaggaatttccctaaatactttcatatttaataatacgtcttcagaaggatccttctgaagatgtattattaaatacgcaaGTACTTGACCACTGAACTGCTCTGCATTAAAATACGACACCTGTGGTGCGCCGAatataaattctttccaaaaaattattttatcttCTTATACAGTACTAGTATGGAAGGATCTCATGTGAAGGCTGTGCAGTACCAGGATTATTAATTAACACTGCAGACAACCTGAGAAATGCGAGTCTTGGAACAGGGAACCAAGGGAACAGGATCACTAAAGAATGCATCAACTGAGGCAGAACCAGTGGCCCACAGGTAGCAAAAGAGCTGCCACCAAACAACAAATTATGTACCCCCCATCTGGACCCTCTAAGCCAAAACCCGCCTAGTGGGAAAACacgggcaaagttcaggctcctgcacaaatACTCGAGCAACAGAAGAGTCACCCAGAGCAAGTCCAACTGATGATGACAAACCTGGTGGATATAGGGACAGAGAAGCTGGCCAAGAATACCAAACAAGGCCCAGCCATGGACAAAACCAAATGGGACTTCTGTCATTTCCCAAGGAACCAGAACCCAACGAGCTTGGAAGGAACCAGATCCCTGGTTAGCTGACATGTGGAACGAGTGTGAGCCCAAATCAGCCACTCATGAAGGTAGGCCAACATATCAACCCTAAGAAAGGTATCTAGGCCACAATGACCTCCATCAACTTTGCAAATGCACATGGGGCCAGATTAAAATCAAAAGAAAGAACCTTGAAACAGCCCTACAATCAAATCTAGTCAGTCCCTGAAGCTGGGATGTATAGTGATGTGCCAATAAGCATCCTGGAGGTCCAAGGACACCATCCAAGATCCAGTTTGTAGTAGCAGACAAACTCTGGCTAAAATAATCATGCAGAAGGTCAAGCATGAAATGAAGCTGTTCAATTCCAAAAGATTGAGGCAATGCCATAGGTCTGCAGAGTATCCCACTTTGGGACTGGAACAACCAGGTTACCCACAAAAGGGAATAGGTCACCTTGACCATGCCGAAGGCAAGCCAACCTGCAATGACCCAACGCAGTTCCAGGAAAGAATCCTGACTTGCAAGCACTGACTTCGGAAGCTTCAAGTCTGTCTAAAACacattcctttgaggaaagccagaaagagatccaacatagaaagagaacgcagacgacactataaaagagggaagaaaataacgaaaatgcttaagcagacacgactttcccatcaaagaaggaataatttaaatagggagattgaacacatcgagcggaaattgaaacactcgtatCAAACTGAAGAAAAGCAGTTAGaacaaagcaattcaggaaataaagaaaaatccgaaatacttcttcacatatgcaaaatcaaaaccaaaaaccactgccagtattggacctattcgtacaagtgaaggttcatacaaggaagatgacaaagaaattagtgaaatcctaaaagagcagtatgaggacatgtttagcactccaataaacaacatgaaagtggaagatccagacaatttctttatgtgggatatccaaacccctgtaaatataactgatatcaacacgagcgtactagactttgaaagagaaatttaaaacatgcccatgcacttggCCCCGGgtacagattcatggaattcaatatttataaagaaatgcaaagtgccggtagcacaggcactgaatatagtgtggaggaagagcttggacacgggggaagataccagatgcacttaaagtagcagacatagcccctctacacaagggagggagcaaagcattggcaaattacagaccagttgcactaatgtcgcacataataaaagtattcaagagagtgattaggagtctggtaaccaatttcatggagatcaatgaccttcacaacccaggccaacatggatttcgagcgggaagatcgtgcctctcacagctacttgatcactacgacaaagtcatcatggcattagaagaaaaacagaatgcagatgtgatatacacggacttcgcaaaggcttcgataaatgtgaccatggagtgacagcacacaaaatgaagtcaatgggaataaccagtaaagtaggacgctggatactcagttttctgtcaaagagGACTTAGCAAGTAACAGTCAACcacataaaatcgagtccaagagcagttaaaagctctgtacctcagggtacaatccttgcaccactgcttttccttattctcatatcagatatagacaaaaatacaagtcacagcttcgtatcatcctttgcagattacacaaaaatcagtatgaaaattacctcagctgaagacattgaaaaacttcaagctgatattaataaagtttttgactgggcatcagaaaataacatgtttaacagtgataaattccaggtactcgaatacggtaaaaatgaagaccttaaacataatacagggtacaaaacacaatcaaatgtgcccataataGGAaaaagcatgtaaaggatttgggaataatgatgtccgacgatctaacgtttagggagcataaccaagctaatatcgcgtcagccagaaaaatgatcggatggattacgagaactttcaaatccagagatcccatcacaatggttgtactcttcaagtcccttgtgttgtcccgtcttgagcacTGCTCAgtacagtactcactttccccttcagagcaggagagattgctgaaatacagggaatacagagaacatatacagcacgcatagacgagataaagcacctaaattattgggatcgtctcaaagccatccaaatgtactcgctagaaagacgaggagtgagatatcaaataatatacatgtggaagatactggagggcaaagtacaaaatctacacagtaaaataacaacgtactggagtgaacgatatggaagaaaatgcagaatagaaccagtgaagagcaggggtgccataggcacaatcagagaacactgtataaacatcaggtccacggttgttcaacaccctcccagcaagcataagaaatattgcaggaacaaccgtggacatcaaggaaactagattgtttccttcaaagagtgccggaccaaccaggctgtggtgggtatgtgggcctgcgggccgctccaagcaacagcctagtggaccaaactctcacaagtcaagcttggcccccacaaattgtgggaccaGGAGTTGGCAAAATGATTCAGATCTTCCCTTCAGCAATATCAAAAGGGAGTTAACCACGAGCAGAACCATCCTTCCACAATGCATAGTCACCACACAGACCAGAAGAGGAACTTGCAGTAGGAAGTGCAATGGCCCAGAAATCAAACTCACACGAGGAGCTACCTTGTCTAACAGCAGGCTAGGCCCCAACCCTTCCAGACTGCCACTGAGCAAGGACAGAACCCAGAGAAAACAGTAATGGTCAATAGGATGGTAGGGACCAAGCCGAATCTAATGATTGGGCCAACATAGCCTATTGATACACGAGATAAGCCAAGGAAAATACCGCTACTAATGCCTCCTGAAGGATAGGAGCGAGCATCTTGGGTAAGGCCATTGCAGTAGGAACCACAAGTCCCAAGgcctccacacatgggacagaaCCAAGTGATGCAACATCTTCATGGAGATGCTCAAAAGAGCCCCTTCACAAGGATCCACATATACAAGTCTGCCACGAAGTGCATATGTACCCTGCAGTTATCTACAATAAGAGCTTAGGACAACACAATCAGGTGTACATGGAGCTTCCACCTGCCCATATCTGTGGAGAGTGCTGGAGCAAACAGGCATTTCCTGAAGCAGAGAAAAAGCAGCACTGCCCAAGAACACCTGAAAGACAGAACTCACCTCTTGCCAATCAAGCGAGTGGGTCTAATGAAGCCCCCCAAGGAAAAGAGGGTTATCAGTCAGCCAGGATGAACCCAAAACCTCACACCATAGTCAATAAGCTGAGACAgaccaaaaatgaaaaaaaaaaaagaggtgtgAATTCTGCAGGAGACATTGAAAAGCATACTGTAATTATAaagagaaggcaccaagctgggaagactgTGTAGCAGTACCGAAACAAGTCCATGTGAATCACAGGAGAAATGCAGGAAGATGGAAAACCCTGCAAATACGGCAACTCTAAGGCACCAAATGGAATCCAAAACCAAACCCAGCCGAGCATTCAAATTCACACATATAAGGGGAGATAGGAACATTTCTCCCCTGAAGTGGAACAAAGGCCCAAGAATGGTTGAAGGGCATCCATGGATTCTCCCCAGTTCTTATATTACTGTAAGAATGATTGGAATTCAACATACCACATGTGTCCGGACGGTGCCTGTAAGGACACATGAGATGAATACTGAAAGGCTGGTTGCTGACTGGAAAGTACTGGCTCCTGTCCCACAACACCTCGCCCTCGTACCGTCTCTAAAGTCCCAGACAAGCTGAATATGCGCCAGTGTCTCTCTCTCAGCTGCACTGTTAATTCTCCTAGATTTTCTAGACGAATACAATACCGCCACTGTAAGAAATGCTCTATATTAGGTTTAACAAAATTTTTAATAAAAACCAGTAAATGACATTGCTTACACACAGCTCAATTTATATTATTTAGTGTACTGTGATCAGTTGTTTGTAAGGATGACTGACTAACTACACAAACTAGGTCACTGGCACCAATACACTGTGTGAATATTTTATGTGTCACAAACATCACCAACTTACCCAATAAACATTAGCATTCTGCGATTCTCTACATCCCATATAAAAGGGTATAACTGTGACTCTAATGTTCTCTGTGGTTTCCTTGTGTACATCTGAGAGTTCCAGCCATGGGTGGTTACGCTCCTGCCATGCCATCAGTGTTTCACGAGCAGAAAATGGAGGGTCTAAGAAAGGCAATAGAAATGATTAATATTCTGGATGATACTGTATTTAGTTGCTTATAAGTTCCTAATATAATCAGTTTATGACACTTTTACAAGTAATAAAATATATAGTGCATGACATGCCTGAAATATGACATACAAAAACAAATTTCTTATTTACTGCATCAATGACTTACTGACCAAGAATCTTCTATATCTCAATTCATTACAAGTACAAACATAATATAACTTGGCAGAAATCCTTCGAACAAAATCAGTAGTTTGCAAACACAATTTATATACATGGCTGAACCAGAATACACTGACTGTACCCTATGGAGATAACAATAAAAAGATTCAAGGTAAGTTCCGTTTAAAAATAATTATGTAATACAATATGTGGTGCATAACATTACTTGAATTGAAACTAACCTTTCTCTGAGGAATATGCAAGAAACTTATCAAACAAATCATGTCTGATAGGCTTCTTACTTACTGCAACATACGGCATCACATCTTCGTGTCCAATGTAGTCCAATCCTGGCACAGCATACAGTGTTCTGCCATTGTCTTGGTTCCCTAAGAATGTAACAGCTTCAGTTTGGGCTCTCTGCAAACAAACACAACTTTTCAGTAATTTATAAATTACTCTATAACTGTAAATTTAACTCTTTACTTACCGATTCAACCGGGACCAGCCAGCCCAAGTCATTTATAATATAGTGTTTATGAAGCAGTTATCACTTTTTTTTAAAGTCACATTGGTAAATTTCTAAATAGTATTAAAGGTTTGCTGCTACAGTATTGTCAATAagtaatatatttgtttttattgtattctaTTTTACTAAAAGAAAAACCAGTCCAGTATTGAATACTgtataatgaaatgcctctttctcgaGAAGCCCGAGAGAAGTTATCTCGCCGAGATAACTCCCAACTATCAGGTCACATCAGCCttggagttctgtttggcctaccagGAATCAGAGCCAaaaactgacccccccccctcacagaggtgcaAAGAGCGGGTGCCACCCTGCCAGGAAAGCATCCAGGAAGTCAGCCAACCAatacagaccactgctgggttcaAAGACCACAAAATTCCCCCAAACAATATAAATAAACTATCAAATCTTTCAAAACTAGTGAGCTCTCATTAGCACTTCTGCCAGTTGGATGGGGAGGACAGAACTCCCAATTCTAGAGCAGATGTGCAGATGACACTACTACATAGAAGGGAGCAAGGAAATCAGAGCCACCGGGGATCACCCAGACAGAGGCATTTCATCGTTCCATTACATTCGAtgcttttttggggggggaggaagacccttgtggcttcctgaagctaactacctgCTGAGAAGAGAGATGTGGACCTACCAGGGAGGAGGAGAAACTGCAATCAGTCAAGACAAAGATGAGACACTCAACACACAGGTACATGGGGCTCATGTCGGCTCTCTCAAGGCTCCatttttaaaacaaaaaaattgtGGGCACTGTTCCTTGGTGTGAAGGCCTcaatactgagtgagcaacccaaGCCTGCACATGCAGTACAAGCTAAAAGCACCGCTGTCCAGCTTATGACCACAGCATCGCTTAAAAATGacaaaaatatatgtaactgcTATTTTGTGATGATAACATCATAGAAGTGTCTATGATAtaaactgtgtacaatgttcagatatcagtgaacacaatgatacTTATTGTGTCCACAGCACTAGGCAGGCAGCCAAAGTATTTTGATTTGATTGACCAATCTGAGCATCTTGAAACAACAActtatgttcctttacaaaataaacttgaggaaaattattcattttcaggatttagtgaccaggagtcTGATAATACAGTATTGTGTCTAGAATTAGTGATGTGCGTAGTATATTGGGAGGAGGAATTTTACAGGATGAGGTAGCATCATCAGCTGACTAGCATGTGATGGCCCAATGCCGTTTGGACTGACcagaccagcttagtggttcgttatggtgaacaaaaaatGTAGTTATATATAAgatgtgtatataatgtaatacTAAAAAACGGTACATTTTATTGTTTAAAGAATGTAATATTTAAACTATATTAGTGACACGAATACATCTGTGTGTGTACTAATATTCTATACATTCCATGATACAAATAATGTCATGTATTGACAGCCCAATACAACATTGCACTTGAAAAATCCACGGTAAAAATATTCAAAATGCTAAGAAAATATTATATATCCAAAATGTGCTGTTAGAAATTAGTGCAAAATATGTGCTGAGACAGACCAAAACTCTGCCAACCAGTTATAAGATTATTACACTCACCAGAAATGCTTAGCGATTTATTATGGTGCATGAAAATGTAGAGTTATACTGTATACATAAATGACTTATATTCagtgtaataacagtaaaaaCAGTGTAATAACAGTTTTATTGTTCTAAGAATATAGTATAGTAATTgtttcactaatatgcacaccagacttttgagtatagtgatgattcacccattttattatatagatttatcacattacacactattgaataaccttactgaaaaaaccagcgttgaatgtaatgaaacgacaGTTTTTTGGCCCGTACAAGGCAGCTGCtacgcgatgttctgaatgtgttaatggtgaatgtatatagtgcgcgacagtgtatagtctgtaaatagattgtatatatacataaattagcatgatacat from the Procambarus clarkii isolate CNS0578487 chromosome 69, FALCON_Pclarkii_2.0, whole genome shotgun sequence genome contains:
- the POLDIP2 gene encoding polymerase delta-interacting protein 2 isoform X1 translates to MFASCTSRTLASTKLLKCVVVPVATYTSNYRLAEVGKFESPKLAGKYETGQLFLHRVFGYRGVVLFPWLARVYDRDVPNKKESKPIEESMNYNQVGKEVKGRAHTYYQVLIDSRDCPYIRAQTEAVTFLGNQDNGRTLYAVPGLDYIGHEDVMPYVAVSKKPIRHDLFDKFLAYSSEKDPPFSARETLMAWQERNHPWLELSDVHKETTENIRVTVIPFYMGCRESQNANVYWWRYCIRLENLGELTVQLRERHWRIFSLSGTLETVRGRGVVGQEPVLSSQQPAFQYSSHVSLQAPSGHMWGTFRMEREDGFTFDCRIPPFSLESKQDDTSQPSGII
- the POLDIP2 gene encoding polymerase delta-interacting protein 2 isoform X2 — encoded protein: MFASCTSRTLASTKLLKCVVVPVATYTRPIEESMNYNQVGKEVKGRAHTYYQVLIDSRDCPYIRAQTEAVTFLGNQDNGRTLYAVPGLDYIGHEDVMPYVAVSKKPIRHDLFDKFLAYSSEKDPPFSARETLMAWQERNHPWLELSDVHKETTENIRVTVIPFYMGCRESQNANVYWWRYCIRLENLGELTVQLRERHWRIFSLSGTLETVRGRGVVGQEPVLSSQQPAFQYSSHVSLQAPSGHMWGTFRMEREDGFTFDCRIPPFSLESKQDDTSQPSGII